TGGAAAAAAAATTCGAACACAGAAGAATATACGGTTAGGAATAACCTAGCCGTAAACAACTTGTTGCGTGTAGGATTTCTGAACTCTCGTCCGCATCACCTAtgttacggctgggagttcttagtgATCCCAACCGCAAACCTTATTTATGGAtgggaaaacaagaactcctagACGTAAGAAgtttcagaaactgtttttttcAGACTTAAAGTTTTCGAAACCAACTGAATAATCACTAAAACGCTTAAATAAACAATGGTTTTTCAATACATACCTTATTGCAGTTGTATCAGGAATCTCGAAGGCTGGTTCATTTCCTTCAATCACGTGTTGTTGATCTTtagtttcatcttcatttgatcaaATTGATTTCTCTGGTTCAGGAGGAGGAGGCGGTGGATTTGACGACGATTTTCCTGGTTTTTTCCTTGTCTTCACGGTTTTATACAATGAATTTAATCGACGATAAAAAAGTTTGAATCGACGAATGTAATCGTctcaaaaaaaagagaaaacataaAGAAAGGACAAAAACATAAGAAGAAAAGAAACGGTAGGTGATTTCTTTTGGTTtaatgattttcatttttttttctttttagatatAGTTAATGGAAGGATAAAAGGGTAATAAATTAAAATGATTAAagatatttttgaacttttacataATTAGATCCTCCATATCCACGTTTTGGATTTGACTATCATTTTAAGCCCCGAAACTCATCCCAAACACAGCCCCAATAGtaagattcaaaaaaaaatgggttgaaaaatctaaaaccaataagaaaaagttTTATTTAAGAACCCACATTTTGTAATACCCCGTAAATTAAGGATACTTTGCTCTTGAGCCGGCACCGTAAAATCATACCGTGCCTGCAACATAAAGGGTTACCCAATTTATCGGAGTATCCCCACATGGGAGTATCCAATGTGGAATGGTGTTTAAGGCAGAGGCAAAACAATTATTTGaccaaagaaataaaaacaatggagaaactaaCAAGGGCATTAAAATTAATCGCTGCCGGTGCGCTGGAAAAGCACCCACATCCAATCCATCTATGTACGGATCCTCGCATAAAATTCAACTGCGTCAGCCTTCAGCGAGTCGAAGTCGATGTTGTTAACCTGATCTTGACTACGATAATCAATTTTGTTCAAGTTATTGAGTGAACGAGAGAGCTGGTCAAGCCCCCCAGCTGGATTTATAAGCCCACCTGCAACCGCCACATTATTGGCTCCACCTTGTTTGACCTGCCCATTCGATAAGCTTTGCCCCACACTTCCATGGCGCTCCACCTCGACCAACCTTGCCTTCCTCCCCAGCTTCAAGTCTTCAGCAAATGCAATCTCTGCTTCACATTTTCAAAAATTAATGAATCAAAATTTGTAACGTAGATGTTATTCTCATAAAAGAAAGGATAAGAATGCATATATATAGTTCAAAACAGATCTATACTCCTTACGTGAAACGGACATCATAAGCAGTACTAAGCTGACGAGAAGTCTTGCCATGATGATGTTCATATATCAAATTTAACTTGACACAGATGATACTTCCGAGCTCAACTTACTTTTGGACGATGAAGTTCTGTATTAGACTCTTTGTACTATTTGTAGGATCAATGGCACCTCTTCTCACGAAGCTGCGCAGTATAATATGCGCAGCAGACAGAATTTGGCTTAAATGTTTTCATGTCGCAATTTTGCTGTCATTGCATCAGCAAATCTTTTAGCTAGGATCCTTGATTGGGTGTGCACTTTCTTTTATTTACCAGAATAATAAATCAAACATCGTGCAAAGCACATACAATTGCCATCTTAAACCCGGCAAAATTGGGGCCTATaggacttaattggggcctatgaaATTTTCATTCCCACACCACCAAATGACTATAGGCACCCAAACTTCTAACaaatactaatttacccccaCATTAATTTCTAAAACAATCTCATCTAAATACTAATCCGTACcattttcagtaaatccaaaaacaaaaaatcctaaacctaaaaaaaacttaACTTTCTACTTCCATCATaaactttccaaattctcaaaaccctaatcaaaaaaaaatcatcctcTTCTCCTACGATCTTCaatccaaccaagaaaaaggtaaatctccatcaacccattCTATGATTTGCATTTCTTcgttgatttacatgtttaaatcttccatcaaaatctctgattaaccaagaatcggtttatatgatgattaacataaaccgattctgggattTGGTTTCCGCCATGAAGAGCATGatagtaatcggtttatatgatgattaacatcaaccgattttagggtttgaaacaaaagatgaaaatacatcaccagaatcggtttataagtgcttTAAAATAATCCGATTTTTGgtacttttttaaaaaaaattatgcgATCCCATAATCGTGTTTATGAGTGCCTGATAATTTGCCGATTATGTTTGTCTTTTCATATTCCTATTCATAATCGGATTTTATACAtgtaccacataaaccgatttctTATGTTTTTGTAGCCAGAATCGGATCACATATGATTACTTATGTACCGATTCTTAActagttttttgttttgttttgttttatatagaTATGGACTTCGGACACTTAGCGTTTTACTCTCGAGAGCTCACACTGGAGGACATTCTTAGGAAACCACAACGAGTGCCAGAAATAAGTCTCCACAAGTTTGCTTATGGGCGTGAGAGCAATCTTGAACAAGCCCTCGCATTGATTGACAAGCTTGCACTGGAGGAGCTTTATGAGGTCTTGAGGTTCGTTAGGATGAGGAGAAACATCATTTCAGCAGAGAGGGAGGCCCATGTAGAAATGGAAGGTATGTGGGAACTAATGGCTCAAGCACAAGCTGCTACTCCTGATGGTGCTGATGTTGGTGATGTTGGTGCTGCTGCAAATGCTCCTGATGCTAGTGCTGCTACAAATGctcctgtttatgggtgaaaattgtttaactttttgtttatgggtgaaaattgtttctactgattttggtaaatttgggtgtgtggatgagaaacgaatttaaaccctaaacaaatgcactgcacgggagtgcttttgattcgacaGATCAAtgtatacaattctggcctaaaccaagaaatggtcgttccagacttgcttcggtcacaaagtgaaggagatggggttgatcttagggagggaagcaaagaaggtgtcgagattgtgaaggtgttggctgtttatgacttgtatcagaataatgaactggcttgcacaatgaaaggtGTCAGTTCTGGGTATTTTCTGAATATTGTGACAacacttgtttttttttgtgttgtttgaagataggtcgaagaacctatttatacaagtcatttgagcgcaatcctcatctcgtaggaagtggaggaagttgagtgatggagtagtggggtcgtgtaggtgattgtcacacgatcacgcctttgcccacttccctcatcatcgttaaccgtccatgcttcctgacacgttctcgtaatgggcgtgttgcacgccgcacgctgtaaaccgccagaccaataccccagtaagtatccccaaatttgttacatgtttgatgtctcgaatgagtgggtcgagttGTGGGACAAGCCGCAAGAaatagttgtttatgggtgaaaactatttctgccggttttggtaatttggggtgtgtgaataagaaatgaatctaaaccctaaacaagtgCACTGTACGGGAGTGCTTGTAATTcgataaatcaatctgtacaattttgtactaaaccaagaaatggccgttccagacttgcttcggtcacaaagtgaaggagatggggttgatcttagggaggaaagcgaagaaggtgttgagattgtggaggtgttggctgtgtatgactcgtatcagaaagctgaactggcttgcagaatgtaagctatcagttctggtgtttggatacgattgtatcaacacttggtttctgttgtcttgttctggaaatagggaggagaacctatttatacaagtcattgtgccttacccacgtctctcgtgggaagtggaggaagtggagtgacggattagtggagttgcgtgtgttagtgtcacacgatcagtattgcccacttttcccatcatcactaaccgtccatatcttcctaacacgttcttgtgatggcgcgttgtgcgctgcacgctgtaaaccgccagaccaataccccagtatgtatcccccagtttctgacatgattaatgtctcgagtgtggatcgtgggacccacagaaagcagcatgtgatgctagattaaataaataatttatttaggaagtcgatatttgtgaaatatcgtgtgcattctatgtatgtaatgcatcgaatatattcagcgtgtatgaagcatcgctgttttaaggcttaacggagtaagtcgcggaaaatagcatcacgtctagccattttcgagtgatcgtttgggggttgtacaggtaagccctgacttggccgatcactttgtgtggaagagtggtggacggtaatCGTGGTGaaacctcactggtcgcctaactcctgtcttaggctgtccgtccaggctggtgaagttggacggacgatatggcttgcgacccacatctgcgaccgtcggattagtgTTTAGGAgatgctcgaacaccaacctttagattggtcgaatccaagcatgggacacgtttttggcagggacgattgggcatgcgtgtagacagcatgctggtgtaggtgtctgtacctcactgtcccatggagattcgatctaagccactcaatttgtctggcaaagaggagttgttgagatcgatttgcgacagaaattccattccgcaaaggaattgaagaccgcacgtcgtgcctactttgggcgcgcgtttcgagacgaccaaccatggtcggtcttggccgatcagtcaggcgtgcattcCCATTgatatgcgatctaagccactcaatttgtctggaaaagaggagtggtcgagatcgatttgctattgaaaacgcgcggccatgcctagtttgggcgcacaaatctagacgaccaaccatagttggccttgaccgattagtcatgtatgtaggcgggcccacagtgattgtgttgacatgctctggtccctttgaatctacatctacactctctgtctatacctgcgaagatggatggttgagactgatttgcgacacatgtgatgtgccgcaaaccctaattagggtttcacgtccacgctgctttggctggacgaattggaaagccacgcttctcctttggggaggccgaccatgcggggcccacGTAGAGCTGGTgatgaacgcgccaatacctgcctggtggctatgggtctgatctaagccatccaatcatgccggtgaaattggatggtcgtgatcaatttgggacctttagtggaatttcctgcgaccctttaaggtTTCACGCTGGTGGGCaaccgtacatggttctgtggctaggtcaggggaggatcgattatgcaggcgtgaagggggcccgccggtgtgtagGACAATGCTTGTCCAACCGtccatgggacgatctacgccgtccaactatgccggtgaagttggacggacgtgatgcatttgagactgccgtaggcgtcCTTTGTTCGTACAACTCCTacaagccgctccataccatcctggacgtccaacttcaggctggtgttcggtggtagtttgggaggcatggtaggtattcgaccaaccAGGGAATAAGCGGGgccactggtggtcattaaggtggtagcctgctcctgctgaggatcgtctaggctggttacaTCATGCGTCCAACTTGCGTGGTAGTGATTATTTCTGAGATTGAGATGGaaagtccagattcaaatatgcttaatcggtctagtataacacaccgagagttgtagcctgtacaggTTTTTCGTGTATGTCTTATTAGTGacacttggaaattcgtgttactctgttgagagtaacactcagtcgtcatgccgcaccaataatgagagttcagtggaacaacacaggaaatacaaggctggtcatgatgccataaattcatagggtacatgggattgttgctacatgctccattctaagtaaattagcgaagtgaagaagtattcatcattttatcagtggctttatcctttgcaggatatcagtGCATAAtaggcttttacaattttagccctgaac
This DNA window, taken from Papaver somniferum cultivar HN1 chromosome 3, ASM357369v1, whole genome shotgun sequence, encodes the following:
- the LOC113358979 gene encoding uncharacterized protein LOC113358979; the encoded protein is MNIIMARLLVSLVLLMMSVSQIAFAEDLKLGRKARLVEVERHGSVGQSLSNGQVKQGGANNVAVAGGLINPAGGLDQLSRSLNNLNKIDYRSQDQVNNIDFDSLKADAVEFYARIRT